In Bradyrhizobium sp. CCBAU 051011, the following are encoded in one genomic region:
- a CDS encoding MOSC domain-containing protein, with amino-acid sequence MDATSPARITGIYRYPVKGLTPEQLGRAELKPGQTLLADRRYAIENGPSGFDPAEPKWLPKPHFLMLMRDEWLAGLHTHFDDASQILSIRQNGEIAAQGNLATAEGRRIIENFFATAFAGQIKGPPKVLESPGHSFSDVARKVVSIINLASVRAIEDIVGAPVHPLRFRGNLYVDGWPAWHEFDLLDRTLAIGDVRLKVVKRIVRCAAINVDPDTAQRDLAVPPALQRRLGHADCGIYAEVITGGTINAGDTIAAEQVELL; translated from the coding sequence ATGGACGCGACCTCCCCTGCCCGGATCACCGGGATTTACCGCTACCCCGTCAAAGGCCTGACCCCGGAGCAACTCGGCCGCGCCGAGCTGAAGCCCGGCCAGACCCTTTTGGCCGATCGCCGCTACGCCATCGAAAATGGCCCTTCCGGGTTCGATCCGGCCGAGCCGAAATGGCTGCCGAAGCCGCACTTCCTGATGCTGATGCGGGATGAATGGCTGGCCGGCCTGCACACCCATTTCGACGATGCGAGCCAAATCCTCTCGATTCGCCAAAATGGCGAGATCGCAGCTCAGGGCAACCTGGCGACGGCCGAGGGCCGGCGGATCATCGAGAATTTTTTCGCGACCGCCTTCGCCGGTCAGATCAAGGGGCCGCCGAAAGTGCTGGAGAGCCCCGGCCACAGCTTTTCGGACGTCGCCCGCAAGGTCGTTTCCATCATCAACCTCGCCAGCGTCCGCGCCATCGAGGATATTGTCGGCGCACCGGTCCATCCGCTTCGCTTCCGCGGCAATCTCTACGTCGACGGCTGGCCGGCCTGGCACGAATTCGACCTGCTCGACCGCACGCTTGCGATTGGCGATGTCAGGCTGAAGGTGGTGAAGCGCATCGTCCGCTGCGCCGCCATCAATGTCGATCCCGATACGGCCCAGCGCGACCTCGCGGTCCCGCCGGCGTTGCAGCGCCGGCTCGGCCATGCCGACTGCGGGATCTATGCCGAGGTGATCACCGGCGGCACGATCAATGCCGGCGATACGATCGCGGCGGAGCAGGTCGAGTTGTTGTGA
- the clpB gene encoding ATP-dependent chaperone ClpB, translated as MNIEKYTERARGFVQSAQSLAMRDGHQQFSSLHVLKVLLDDSEGLAAGLIDRAGGNSRAILKATEDALKKLPKVSGSGAGQIYLAPDMARAFDAAEKAAEKAGDSFVTVERLLLGLTLEKNGEAGNILNKGGVTPQSLNAAIEALRKGRSADSATAENAYDALKKYARDLTQAARDGKLDPVIGRDEEIRRTIQVLSRRTKNNPVLIGEPGVGKTAIVEGLALRILNGDVPESLQDKKLLSLDMGALIAGAKYRGEFEERLKAVLQEVTAAEGSIILFIDEMHTLVGAGKADGAMDASNLLKPALARGELHCIGATTLDEYRKHVEKDAALARRFQPVFVSEPTVEDTISILRGLKDKYEQHHGVRITDSALVAATTLSNRYITDRFLPDKAIDLMDEAAARLKMQVDSKPEELDLMDREIIRLKIEQEALKKETDIGSKSRLQSLEKELADLEEKSSALTARWSAEKNKLSDAQKIKSELDALRIELANAQRRGEFQRAGELAYGKIPELEKRLETIEDNEDAGEMMEEAVTANHIAQVVSRWTGVPVDKMLEGEKDKLLKMENALGKRVVGQAEAVRAVATAVRRSRAGLQDPNRPMGSFMFLGPTGVGKTELTKALAEYLFNDETAMVRLDMSEYMEKHSVSRLIGAPPGYVGYDEGGALTEAVRRRPYQVVLFDEIEKAHPDVFNVLLQVLDDGRLTDGQGRTVDFRNTLIIMTSNLGSEFLVNQPEGEDTSAVREQVMGMVRVHFRPEFLNRVDEIILFHRLQKSEMGRIVEIQFARLQRLLEDRKITLTLDEAARDWLAAKGWDPAYGARPLKRVIQRSLQDPLAEMILSGDVADGDRVVISSEGNVLTFNGKAAQTAEIAQFETPVPKRKLN; from the coding sequence ATGAATATTGAAAAATACACCGAGCGGGCGCGCGGCTTTGTCCAGTCTGCGCAGTCGCTCGCCATGCGCGACGGGCACCAGCAGTTCTCGTCGCTGCACGTCCTCAAAGTTCTGCTTGATGATAGCGAGGGGCTGGCCGCGGGTCTGATCGATCGCGCCGGCGGGAACTCCCGCGCCATCCTCAAGGCGACGGAGGACGCGCTGAAGAAGCTGCCGAAGGTTTCGGGCAGCGGCGCCGGGCAGATCTACCTTGCCCCCGACATGGCGCGCGCCTTCGACGCCGCGGAAAAGGCGGCCGAGAAGGCCGGCGACAGCTTTGTCACGGTCGAGCGGTTGCTGCTGGGCTTGACGCTGGAGAAGAACGGCGAGGCCGGCAACATTCTGAACAAGGGCGGCGTCACGCCGCAAAGCCTCAATGCGGCGATCGAAGCGTTGCGCAAGGGCCGCAGCGCCGACAGCGCGACGGCGGAAAACGCCTATGACGCGCTGAAGAAATATGCCCGCGATCTCACGCAGGCCGCGCGCGACGGCAAGCTCGATCCGGTAATCGGCCGCGACGAGGAAATCCGCCGCACCATCCAGGTGCTGTCCCGCCGCACCAAGAACAATCCCGTGCTGATCGGCGAGCCCGGCGTCGGCAAGACCGCGATCGTCGAGGGGCTGGCGCTGCGTATCCTCAATGGCGACGTGCCGGAGAGCCTGCAGGACAAGAAGCTGCTCTCGCTCGACATGGGTGCGCTGATCGCGGGCGCCAAGTACCGCGGCGAGTTCGAGGAGCGGTTGAAGGCCGTGCTGCAGGAAGTCACCGCGGCCGAAGGCTCGATCATCCTGTTCATCGACGAGATGCATACGCTGGTCGGCGCCGGCAAGGCGGACGGAGCGATGGACGCGTCCAATCTGCTCAAGCCTGCGCTGGCGCGCGGCGAGCTGCATTGCATCGGCGCCACCACGCTCGACGAATACCGCAAGCATGTCGAAAAGGACGCGGCGCTGGCACGGCGCTTTCAGCCGGTGTTCGTCTCCGAGCCGACGGTCGAGGACACCATCTCGATCCTGCGCGGCCTGAAGGACAAATACGAGCAGCATCACGGCGTCCGCATCACCGACTCTGCGCTTGTTGCCGCGACCACGCTTTCGAACCGCTACATCACGGACCGTTTCCTGCCCGACAAGGCGATCGACCTGATGGACGAGGCCGCGGCGCGGCTGAAGATGCAGGTCGATTCCAAGCCGGAAGAGCTCGATTTGATGGATCGGGAAATCATCCGATTGAAGATCGAGCAGGAGGCGCTGAAGAAGGAAACCGATATCGGCTCCAAGAGCCGCCTGCAGTCGCTGGAAAAGGAACTGGCGGATCTGGAGGAAAAATCGTCGGCGCTGACGGCGCGCTGGAGTGCGGAGAAGAACAAGCTCTCCGACGCGCAGAAGATCAAGAGTGAGCTTGATGCCTTACGCATTGAACTCGCCAACGCGCAACGCCGCGGCGAATTCCAGCGCGCGGGCGAGCTTGCCTATGGCAAGATTCCGGAACTGGAGAAGCGGCTCGAAACCATCGAGGACAATGAAGACGCCGGCGAGATGATGGAGGAGGCGGTGACCGCCAACCACATCGCGCAGGTGGTGTCGCGCTGGACCGGCGTTCCCGTCGACAAGATGCTGGAAGGCGAAAAGGACAAGCTCCTGAAGATGGAGAACGCGCTCGGCAAGCGCGTCGTCGGCCAGGCCGAAGCCGTGCGCGCGGTTGCAACCGCCGTGCGCCGTTCGCGCGCGGGCTTGCAGGACCCGAACCGTCCGATGGGCTCGTTCATGTTCTTAGGGCCCACCGGTGTCGGCAAGACCGAACTGACGAAAGCGCTGGCAGAGTACCTGTTCAACGACGAGACCGCGATGGTCCGCCTCGACATGTCCGAGTACATGGAAAAGCACTCGGTGTCGCGGCTGATCGGCGCGCCTCCCGGCTATGTCGGCTATGACGAGGGCGGCGCGCTCACCGAAGCAGTGCGGCGGCGGCCCTATCAGGTGGTGCTGTTCGACGAGATCGAGAAGGCGCATCCCGACGTCTTCAACGTGCTCTTGCAGGTGCTCGACGACGGCCGTCTGACCGACGGCCAGGGCCGTACCGTCGACTTCCGCAACACGCTGATCATCATGACCTCGAATCTCGGTTCGGAGTTTTTGGTGAATCAGCCGGAAGGCGAGGATACCTCGGCGGTGCGCGAGCAGGTGATGGGGATGGTGCGGGTGCACTTCCGGCCCGAATTCCTCAACCGCGTCGACGAGATCATCCTGTTCCACCGCCTGCAGAAGAGCGAGATGGGCCGGATCGTCGAGATCCAGTTCGCTCGTCTTCAGAGGCTGCTGGAGGATCGCAAGATCACGCTGACGCTCGATGAGGCCGCCCGCGACTGGCTGGCCGCCAAGGGCTGGGATCCGGCTTACGGCGCAAGACCCCTGAAACGGGTGATCCAGCGCAGCTTGCAGGACCCGCTGGCCGAGATGATCCTCTCCGGCGATGTCGCCGACGGCGACCGCGTCGTGATCTCGAGCGAGGGCAATGTGTTGACCTTCAACGGCAAGGCAGCCCAGACCGCCGAGATCGCGCAGTTCGAGACGCCGGTGCCGAAGCGTAAGCTGAACTAA
- a CDS encoding DUF4339 domain-containing protein: MSDRWYYADYNGQNGPVTLQELKATLSRSAEPENVLVWHDGFPDWMKAGAVAELKAQISKPPRLPTDQIPTWQVKWWWWYPVPFISIGIGSQVGRKVVIWSSAQRRTARLQKRLRDA; this comes from the coding sequence TTGTCTGACCGTTGGTATTACGCCGATTACAACGGACAAAATGGACCGGTAACCCTTCAAGAATTGAAGGCGACGCTGTCACGTTCTGCTGAACCCGAGAACGTGCTGGTTTGGCATGACGGCTTTCCAGATTGGATGAAGGCCGGTGCTGTTGCCGAATTGAAAGCGCAGATTTCGAAGCCGCCACGGTTGCCAACGGACCAGATTCCTACTTGGCAGGTGAAGTGGTGGTGGTGGTACCCGGTCCCTTTCATTTCAATTGGTATCGGCAGCCAGGTGGGACGAAAAGTAGTGATTTGGAGTTCTGCGCAGCGGCGAACGGCAAGATTGCAAAAAAGGCTGCGTGATGCCTAA